One genomic region from Oncorhynchus clarkii lewisi isolate Uvic-CL-2024 chromosome 21, UVic_Ocla_1.0, whole genome shotgun sequence encodes:
- the LOC139378556 gene encoding WASH complex subunit 3 isoform X1, whose amino-acid sequence MDEDGLPIVGSGIDLTKVPAIQQRRVVAYLNQFIVHTVRFLNRFSTVCEEKLACISLRIQQIETTLSILEAKLSSIPGLEDVRVEGVGQRPATEVNGPVLVPSQPETPIAVAVPLQPPEASPNIPDPRAAEAAGDRRMTVAKDPRYARYLKMVQVGVPVMAIKNKMVQEGLDPNLLDTPDAPVPDAVKKNTLDQDDDGDDGMWFVSRRQHRQQLDGK is encoded by the exons ATGGACGAGGACGGTTTACCGATTGTGGGATCGGGAATAGATCTGACCAAG GTCCCAGCCATACAACAGAGGAGAGTCGTTGCCTATCTCAACCAGTTCATTGTGCACACTGTTCGGTTCCTCAATCGTTTTTCGACAGTTTGCGAAGAGAAACTTGCATGCATATCTCTTCGGATACAGCAGATTGAAACTACCCTCAGCATTTTGGAAGCAAAG CTATCCTCTATTCCTGGTTTGGAGGATGTCAGGGTGGAGGGTGTTGGTCAGCGGCCAGCTACGGAAGTCAACGGTCCAGTCCTGGTCCCAAGTCAACCAGAGACCCCTATAGCTGTGGCTGTGCCATTGCAACCTCCTGAG GCCTCTCCAAACATACCAGACCCAAGAGCAGCGGAGGCAGCAGGAGACCGTAGGATGACTGTGGCCAAGGACCCACGCTATGCCAGATATCTCAAGATGGTGCAAGTG GGTGTTCCAGTTATGGCGATAAAGAATAAAATGGTCCAGGAAGGTTTGGATCCCAACCTGCTTGA CACACCCGATGCACCTGTGCCTGATGCCGTCAAAAAGAACACACTAGATCAAGATGATGACGGTGACGATGGCA TGTGGTTTGTGTCACGAAGACAGCACAGACAACAGCTGGATGGTAAATGA
- the LOC139378556 gene encoding WASH complex subunit 3 isoform X2: protein MDEDGLPIVGSGIDLTKVPAIQQRRVVAYLNQFIVHTVRFLNRFSTVCEEKLACISLRIQQIETTLSILEAKLSSIPGLEDVRVEGVGQRPATEVNGPVLVPSQPETPIAVAVPLQPPEASPNIPDPRAAEAAGDRRMTVAKDPRYARYLKMVQVGVPVMAIKNKMVQEGLDPNLLDTPDAPVPDAVKKNTLDQDDDGDDGSESSFSD from the exons ATGGACGAGGACGGTTTACCGATTGTGGGATCGGGAATAGATCTGACCAAG GTCCCAGCCATACAACAGAGGAGAGTCGTTGCCTATCTCAACCAGTTCATTGTGCACACTGTTCGGTTCCTCAATCGTTTTTCGACAGTTTGCGAAGAGAAACTTGCATGCATATCTCTTCGGATACAGCAGATTGAAACTACCCTCAGCATTTTGGAAGCAAAG CTATCCTCTATTCCTGGTTTGGAGGATGTCAGGGTGGAGGGTGTTGGTCAGCGGCCAGCTACGGAAGTCAACGGTCCAGTCCTGGTCCCAAGTCAACCAGAGACCCCTATAGCTGTGGCTGTGCCATTGCAACCTCCTGAG GCCTCTCCAAACATACCAGACCCAAGAGCAGCGGAGGCAGCAGGAGACCGTAGGATGACTGTGGCCAAGGACCCACGCTATGCCAGATATCTCAAGATGGTGCAAGTG GGTGTTCCAGTTATGGCGATAAAGAATAAAATGGTCCAGGAAGGTTTGGATCCCAACCTGCTTGA CACACCCGATGCACCTGTGCCTGATGCCGTCAAAAAGAACACACTAGATCAAGATGATGACGGTGACGATGGCAGTGAGTCATCTTTCAGCGATTGA